Proteins from a single region of Cydia splendana chromosome 9, ilCydSple1.2, whole genome shotgun sequence:
- the LOC134793723 gene encoding programmed cell death protein 2, giving the protein MSANKVDIGTLEKKSSWLLHPRFFPSKIGGKPAWLDLENIPHPKDLTCKKCGDTLVMICQVYAPYEESDDGFHRTIFVFICKNGSCLQINSSENLVAFRCQLPRRNKFYSYEPYKVDENEVFPMDKWPKLCELCGVRAPSHCSKCKKTYYCSRKHQVIDWQNGHKQLCPTLQTEEVPDNYFTVTEAGKNNLYKEWELIVDEEDEETPTDVDENREMAKLNEMIKEKKAGTLSNVSESELEQYTGRAVPDDKVFNKFNKRVARHPEQVLRYDRGGTPLWITGNAENCVTQVENCEYCNGERQFEFQIMPQLLNFISVGLDINSVDWGVLVVYTCKASCNQGPAYKKEFIIKQDITS; this is encoded by the exons ATGTCGGCAAACAAAGTGGACATAGGGACATTGGAGAAAAAGAGTAGCTGGCTTCTACATCCCAGATTTTTCCCGAGTAAAATCGGAGGGAAACCTGCATGGCTAGATCTTGAAAATATCCCTCACCCTAAAGATTTAACCTGCAAGAAATGTGGCGATACCCTCGTTATGATATGTCAA gtCTATGCTCCATATGAAGAATCTGACGACGGTTTTCATCGCACAATTTTTGTATTTATCTGTAAAAATGGATCTTGCTTGCAAATAAATTCTTCAGAAAACTTAGTAGCGTTTCGATGCCAACTACCACGTAGAAACAAATTCTATTCTTATGAGCCCTACAAAGTGGATGAGAATGAA GTATTTCCCATGGACAAATGGCCCAAACTGTGTGAGTTATGTGGAGTCAGAGCACCTTCACATTGCTCTAAATGCAAAAAAACATACTATTGCAGTCGCAAACACCAAGTAATTGACTGGCAGAATGGTCATAAGCAACTTTGCCCCACTTTGcag ACAGAGGAAGTTCCCGATAACTACTTCACAGTGACAGAGGCGGGGAAAAATAATCTGTACAAAGAATGGGAACTTATAGTGGACGAGGAAGATGAGGAAACTCCAACAGATGTTGATGAAAACAGAGAAATGGCAAAACTTAATGAAATGATAAAAGAAAAGAAAGCTGGAACATTGTCCAATGTTAGTGAAAGTGAATTGGAACAATACACAGGGAGGGCAGTACCTGATGACAAAGTGTTTAACAAGTTTAACAAGAGAGTGGCAAGGCATCCTGAGCAGGTGCTGAGATATGATAGGGGCGGCACTCCACTGTGGATTACAGGCAATGCAGAGAATTGTGTCACACAAGTTGAAAACTGTGAATATTGCAATGGAGAAAGACAATTTGAATTTCAG atcATGCCACAGCTTCTAAATTTCATCAGTGTTGGTTTAGATATCAACAGTGTGGACTGGGGAGTCCTGGTGGTGTACACTTGCAAGGCAAGCTGCAACCAAGGCCCTGCTTACAAGAAGGAGTTCATTATAAAACAAGATATAACCagctaa